In one Silene latifolia isolate original U9 population chromosome 10, ASM4854445v1, whole genome shotgun sequence genomic region, the following are encoded:
- the LOC141608400 gene encoding formin-like protein 17, with the protein MQTVLSLGNALNQGTARGSAVGFRLDSLLKLTETRARNNKMTLMYYLCKIIAEKLPEVLDFSEDLTSLEPATKIQLKYLAEEMQAINKGLEKILQELSMSRMTGLF; encoded by the exons ATGCAGACAGTTCTTTCATTGGGTAACGCTTTGAATCAAGGCACAGCTAGAG GTTCAGCTGTTGGTTTTCGACTGGATAGCCTATTGAAACTCACTGAAACTCGTGCTCGGAATAACAAGATGACTTTGATGTATTATCTTTGCAAG ATTATTGCTGAAAAGTTACCAGAGGTTCTAGATTTCTCAGAGGATCTTACTAGCCTGGAACCTGCTACAAAG ATCCAACTAAAATATTTGGCGGAGGAGATGCAAGCGATTAACAAAGGGCTGGAAAAGATTTTGCAAGAATTGTCCATGTCGAGAATGACGGGCCTGTTTTAA